From Primulina huaijiensis isolate GDHJ02 chromosome 15, ASM1229523v2, whole genome shotgun sequence, one genomic window encodes:
- the LOC140958349 gene encoding aquaporin TIP1-1-like: MPTSNEYFNVPLRHVAIGEPNEFGKPGTVKAVVAEFISTLIFVFAGSGSGMAYNKLTGNAPGSPAGLISAAIAHAFGLFVAVSVAANISGGHVNPAVTFGLFVGGNISLIRGVLYIIAQLLGSVIACLLLSFCTGWTLAPAFALTEGLSVWSALVFEIVMTFGLVYTVYATAVDPKKGEIGIVAPIAIGFIVGANILAGGAFTGASMNPAVAFGPALVGWAWAHHWVYWVGPIIGGGLAGVVYEAFFISHTHEPLPDF; the protein is encoded by the exons ATGCCGACCTCCAACGAATACTTCAACGTCCCCCTCCGCCATGTCGCCATCGGCGAACCCAATGAATTCGGGAAGCCAGGTACTGTGAAAGCGGTGGTTGCGGAGTTTATCAGCACACTCATCTTCGTCTTCGCTGGCTCCGGATCTGGAATGGCTTACAATAAGCTGACTGGGAACGCACCGGGCTCGCCCGCCGGCCTCATCTCCGCCGCGATAGCCCATGCTTTCGGGTTGTTCGTAGCAGTCTCTGTCGCGGCCAATATCTCCGGAGGCCACGTCAACCCGGCCGTCACTTTCGGGCTGTTTGTTGGTGGTAACATCAGTCTCATCCGCGGCGTCCTTTACATAATCGCTCAGTTGCTTGGATCTGTTATTGCTTGCCTGCTCCTCTCCTTCTGCACTGGGTGGACT CTAGCGCCTGCATTTGCTCTCACCGAGGGGTTATCCGTATGGAGTGCCCTCGTCTTCGAAATTGTGATGACATTCGGTCTAGTATACACTGTTTACGCCACCGCGGTGGACCCAAAGAAAGGCGAAATCGGCATCGTGGCACCCATCGCAATCGGCTTCATAGTGGGAGCCAACATCCTCGCCGGCGGCGCTTTCACAGGAGCATCCATGAACCCTGCAGTGGCATTTGGCCCAGCTTTGGTCGGCTGGGCTTGGGCACACCATTGGGTTTACTGGGTAGGGCCTATCATCGGCGGCGGACTCGCTGGAGTTGTGTATGAGGCGTTCTTCATCAGCCACACGCACGAGCCGTTGCCGGATTTCTGA
- the LOC140959780 gene encoding transcription factor FER-LIKE IRON DEFICIENCY-INDUCED TRANSCRIPTION FACTOR, with protein MDRNHYGLETFPFQEHNDFGLIDFMDEAIFDQFIDLIRGENVADSAINSNVLGYGGDQHNTGCAGLADDQIFSSAPPLELFDFDIPMNHIDSNSNSNNNNALNKFSEVEAEAEEIVDGDESSGTTATGAAAAKKKGNKADRSRTLISERKRRGRMKEKLYALRSLVPNITKMDKASIVGDAVLYLQDLQMQLKRLKSDIADLESSFTIQDNKYQVKTIQDSKKMDATNFYPIAKRISKINVFQVEEKGFYVKVVSNKDKGVAALLYRALDSLPSFHVQSSNLAAFEDNYVLTFTCHIKERELGMNLSDLKVWIAGTFLEQGFDFETSAFDSAYF; from the exons ATGGATAGAAATCATTATGGATTGGAAACATTCCCGTTTCAAGAACATAATGATTTTGGGTTAATAGATTTCATGGATGAAGCCATTTTCGATCAGTTTATTGACCTCATCCGCGGCGAAAATGTCGCAGATTCTGCTATAAACTCTAACGTTCTTGGCTACGGCGGTGATCAGCACAATACTGGCTGCGCTGGTTTGGCTGACGACCAGATTTTTTCATCGGCACCGCCGTTAGAGTTGTTTGATTTCGATATTCCAATGAATCATATTGATAGTAAtagtaatagtaataataataatgcgtTGAATAAATTTTCTGAGGTTGAAGCTGAGGCGGAGGAAATAGTGGATGGGGATGAATCGTCGGGCACCACTGCCACTGGTGCAGCGGCTGCGAAGAAGAAAGGTAACAAAGCTGATCGGTCACGAACTCTGATTTCGGAGCGGAAAAGGAGAGGCCGGATGAAGGAGAAGCTCTATGCGTTGCGATCTTTGGTCCCTAACATTACCAAG ATGGACAAGGCTTCAATAGTTGGGGACGCAGTATTATATTTACAAGacttgcaaatgcaacttaaaagGCTTAAATCTGATATTGCTGATCTCGAGTCTTCTTTCACGATACAAGATAACAAATACCAAGTGAAAACCATTCAAGATTCCAAGAAAATGGATGCAACAAATTTCTATCCCATAGCGAAGAGAATATCAAag ATAAATGTGTTTCAAGTAGAGGAAAAAGGGTTTTACGTGAAAGTAGTGTCCAACAAAGACAAAGGTGTTGCGGCGCTCCTTTATAGGGCTCTTGATTCACTGCCAAGCTTTCACGTACAAAGCTCTAACTTGGCTGCTTTTGAAGATAATTATGTGCTGACATTCACTTGTCAT ATTAAAGAACGTGAATTGGGAATGAACTTGTCAGATTTGAAGGTGTGGATTGCTGGCACCTTTCTTGAGCAAGGGTTCGATTTCGAAACATCCGCCTTCGACTCTGCCTACTTCTGA